Sequence from the Streptomyces sp. NBC_00440 genome:
AGATGTGGTGGCGAAAGGTCCGGAGCGTGGCTGCCGGGCGTCAGATGATCCCGCCGTTGGCGCGCAGGACCTGTCCGTTGACCCAGTGCCCCGAGGGGCCGGCCAGGAAGGCGACGACCTCGGCGATGTCCTCGGGGGTGCCGAGCCGTTCCAGCGGGGGCTGTTTGGCGAGCCGTTCGATCGTGGCTTCGTCCTTGCCCTCGAAGAACAATTCGGTGGCCGTGGGGCCGGGGGCGACGGCGTTGACCGTGATGTCGCGGCCCCTCAGCTCGCGCGCGAGAACAAGCGTCATCGCCTCGACGGCTCCCTTGCTGGCGGCGTAGGCGCCGTACTCGGGGAACTGCAGGCCCACCACCGAGGTGGACAGATTGACGATGGCGCCCCCGGCGCGCACGCGCCGTGCGGCCTCCCTCGCCACGACGAAGGTGCCGCGGATGTTGGTGCGGTACAGGTCGTCCAGGACGGCCAGGTCGAGGTCAGCGATGGGTGACAGGCCCATCCGCCCCGCGGAGTTCACCACGACGTCGACGCCGCCGAACTCCTTCTCCGCCGAGTCGAACGCCGCCGCGACCGCGTTCTCGTCGGCCACGTCGGCCTGCAC
This genomic interval carries:
- a CDS encoding SDR family oxidoreductase, whose amino-acid sequence is MNGQQRVAVVTGGSRGIGRAAAITLGSRGYAVAVGFAGSADAANQVVETITAAGGRAISVQADVADENAVAAAFDSAEKEFGGVDVVVNSAGRMGLSPIADLDLAVLDDLYRTNIRGTFVVAREAARRVRAGGAIVNLSTSVVGLQFPEYGAYAASKGAVEAMTLVLARELRGRDITVNAVAPGPTATELFFEGKDEATIERLAKQPPLERLGTPEDIAEVVAFLAGPSGHWVNGQVLRANGGII